A stretch of the Orcinus orca chromosome 1, mOrcOrc1.1, whole genome shotgun sequence genome encodes the following:
- the THEMIS2 gene encoding protein THEMIS2 isoform X5, which translates to MEPVSLQDFVCALDPASLPRVLRVCSGVYFQGSIYEISGNECSLSTGDLIKVTCVRLQKVVCENPGTGQTMELAPNFQGNFSPLTGPQSYGTLEELVSAATQSSKQLPICFMSTHRITTKARVVPQEQPLKLEAVEMHLGTCCARCVLGTGAQQVILHLPLSQKGPFWELEPGPPRTLLQVLQDPALRDTILTCPALPWHSLTLMPQYEVEAIMHLRRTIVKIPSTLEVDVEDITASSQNIHFIQPLLLSEALARGGPFPLPTEILEVPEGPPIFLSPWLSSLRKGQRLCIYGVASPPWRVLASTKGRKVPRHFMISGAYQGKLRRRPREFPTAYDLLGALQPGQPLRVVATKDCEGDGLENPGFMSLAMGDRLEVLGSGQALGVQERDMNVLVCQRLSDQPGEEEYEEAEDQEQILLPLHFSGGFVEELGDGRRYSLQDLIAQFPLPCEVKVVAKDASHPDDPLPSFLGLRLEEKIMEPFLVVSLDSNPEMCFEVPPRWLDLTVVEAEGQPSQPAGPLPVVPVEELTEAFYYHLRKSPAFEGQAPPPRPPKIF; encoded by the exons ATGGAACCTGTGTCGCTGCAGGACTTCGTGTGCGCCCTGGACCCCGCCTCCCTCCCGCGTGTGCTGCGGGTCTGCTCGGGTGTCTACTTCCAGG GCTCCATCTACGAGATCTCCGGGAATGAGTGCTCCCTCTCCACAGGAGACCTGATCAAGGTCACCTGTGTTCGCCTCCAGAAGGTGGTCTGCGAGAACCCGGGGACGGGCCAGACCATGGAGCTCGCTCCCAACTTCCAGG GCAACTTCAGCCCCCTCACTGGCCCCCAGAGCTATGGAACCCTGGAGGAGCTGGTCTCTGCTGCAACCCAGAGCTCCAAGCAGCTGCCCATCTGCTTCATGTCGACTCACAGAATCACCACCAAGGCCAGGGTGGTGCCTCAGGAGCAGCCCCTCAAGCTTGAGGCTGTGGAAATGCACCTCGGGACCTGCTGTGCCCGCTGTGTGCTGGGCACCGGGGCCCAGCAGGTGATTCTGCACTTGCCCCTGTCCCAGAAGGGGCCCTTCTGGGAACTGGAGCCTGGGCCCCCTCGGACTCTGCTCCAGGTGCTGCAGGACCCGGCCCTGAGGGACACCATCCTCACCTGCCCCGCCCTCCCCTGGCACTCCCTGACCCTGATGCCCCAGTATGAGGTCGAAGCCATCATGCACT TGCGCAGGACCATCGTCAAGATCCCCTCCACGCTGGAGGTTGACGTGGAGGATATCACCGCCTCCTCTCAGAACATCCACTTCATACAACCGCTGCTGCTGAGCGAGGCCCTGGCCCGGGGAggccccttccccctgcccacagAGATCCTGGAAGTTCCGGAGGGGCCCCCCATCTTCCTCAGCCCGTGGCTGAGCTCCTTACGGAAGGGCCAGAGGCTCTGCATCTATGGCGTGGCCTCGCCACCCTGGCGGGTCCTGGCCTCAACCAAGGGCCGGAAAGTGCCCAGACACTTCATGATCTCTGGAGCCTACCAGGGCAAGCTGCGGCGGCGGCCGAGAGAGTTCCCCACGGCCTACGACCTCCTGGGTGCTCTCCAGCCAGGCCAGCCACTCCGGGTAGTGGCCACAAAGGACTGTGAAGGAGACGGGTTGGAGAACCCCGGGTTCATGTCCCTGGCCATGGGAGACAGGCTGGAGGTGTTGGGGTCTGGCCAGGCCCTTGGGGTTCAAGAGAGGGACATGAATGTCCTGGTGTGTCAGCGGCTGAGTGACCAGCCTGGGGAGGAAGAGTATGAAGAGGCAGAGGACCAAGAACAGATTCTGCTGCCCCTCCACTTCTCTGGCGGCTTCGTGGAAGAGCTGGGTGATGGCCGGCGCTACAGCCTGCAGGATCTGATTGCCCAGTTCCCACTGCCCTGTGAGGTCAAGGTGGTGGCCAAGGATGCCAGCCACCCTGATGAccctctgccctccttcctgGGCCTGCGGCTGGAGGAGAAGATCATGGAACCCTTCTTGGTGGTCAGCCTGGACTCCAACCCTGAGATGTGCTTCGAGGTCCCTCCCCGGTGGCTGGACCTGACTGTCGTGGAAGCCGAGGGGCAGCCAAGCCAGCCGGCTGGGCCCCTCCCCGTAGTCCCAGTGGAGGAGCTGACAGAGGCCTTCTATTATCACCTTCGGAAGTCACCGGCCTTTGAGGGTCAAGCTCCCCCGCCCAGGCCTCCGAAAA
- the LOC105747836 gene encoding programmed cell death protein 2-like: KKKKKVEAAPAWRLRSEQFPSKVGVWPPWLGAAGLPGPAGLACALCGRPLAFLLQLYAPLPGRAFAFHRGLFLFCCRTPPCCAGLRVFRNQLPRRNDFYAYEPPSEDPPPETGESVCLQLEFGAHLCRVCGCLGPKTCPRCHKAHYCSKEHQTLDWRLGHKQACTQEGDLDSTVPDHSFLFPEFEIVIETEDEIMPEVVEKDDESEITGSMGEAPEEELDSMAKHESREDRIFQKFKTKISLEPEQILRYGRGIAPIWISCETIPQEKDIPDCPCGAKRIFEFHVMPHLLNYLKADRLGRSVDWGVLAVFTCAESCGLGTGYTEEFVWKQDITDTA, encoded by the coding sequence aaaaaaaaaaaaaaggtggaggcGGCGCCGGCGTGGCGGCTGCGCAGCGAGCAGTTCCCCAGCAAGGTGGGCGTCTGGCCGCCGTGGCTCGGCGCAGCCGGGCTGCCGGGGCCCGCGGGGCTGGCCTGCGCGCTGTGCGGCCGCCCACTGGCCTTCCTGCTGCAGCTGTACGCACCGCTTCCGGGCCGCGCCTTCGCCTTCCACCGCGgtctcttccttttctgctgCCGAACGCCACCGTGCTGCGCCGGCCTACGAGTTTTTAGAAATCAATTGCCTAGGAGAAATGACTTCTACGCCTATGAGCCACCTTCTGAGGATCCTCCGCCGGAGACAGGAGAATCCGTGTGCCTCCAGCTCGAGTTCGGTGCTCATCTCTGCAGAGTTTGTGGCTGTTTAGGCCCCAAAACATGCCCCCGATGTCACAAGGCACATTACTGCAGCAAGGAGCATCAGACTTTGGACTGGAGATTGGGACATAAGCAGGCTTGTACACAAGAAGGTGATTTGGACAGTACAGTTCCAGACCACAGCTTCCTTTTTCCAGAATTTGAAATTGTAATAGAAACAGAAGATGAGATTATGCCTGAAGTTGTGGAAAAAGATGATGAATCAGAGATTACAGGTAGCATGGGTGAAGCACCTGAGGAAGAATTGGATTCCATGGCAAAACATGAATCTAGGGAAGATAGAATTTTCCAGAAGTTTAAAACCAAAATATCCCTTGAGCCAGAACAAATTCTCAGATACGGCAGAGGGATTGCCCCCATCTGGATCTCTTGTGAAACTATCCCTCAAGAAAAGGATATTCCAGATTGCCCCTGTGGTGCCAAGAGAATATTTGAATTCCACGTCATGCCTCATCTGCTCAACTACCTGAAGGCCGACAGACTGGGCAGGAGTGTCGACTGGGGTGTCCTGGCTGTCTTCACCTGTGCTGAAAGCTGTGGCCTGGGCACTGGCTACACAGAGGAATTTGTTTGGAAGCAAGATATAACAGATACCGCCTAA